One Algibacter sp. L3A6 genomic region harbors:
- a CDS encoding hybrid sensor histidine kinase/response regulator, with the protein MKYARRAITFKVIIGYIILASLATVSGFLIFHEIKTFTSLQKEDITDRSKIIRAGSLIADIYENESLARAAIQLKSSEKFDEYVFENEQLLLKIDSLRSLINSDSQQHILDSIKVYVNQKFENIKELKELKTRDNADESINKAINKLTSIDSHLGKVSINDLVKNPDALDKKTRSNFEEYVKILNKYNPRDSIKQTDQVEIDSLLSISKSMLKEVQVKSNNQRVFLQKKESELIQNDLIIFRKLQQLLSALERDIVDYSSVINQQRELTINRSKDIILASAAISFIVIIIFSIIILNEFRKTQRYRKQLEEANETTSSLLKSREQLISMVSHDLRTPLSTITGFSELLQQSVLEKKDKNYIEHISSASNYMGKLVDDLLEFSKLENGNITIESIPFHLENHIEEIVQHVKNSIKNKPIEFILEHDQSIENLIITDPFRLKQVLFNLVINAYKFTNEGSITISSLLKQDVLEIKVSDTGVGINDNQKEHIFKEFAQADNNQNSNDKGFGLGLTISKKLVEILGGDLTLESELNKGSIFTLKIPVKCSNKPLNTNSTSTEVLVKPIFNLKAIVVEDDASMQQFIHDVLKQYGIQAYVFGNAKNALDEIKQIDFDFVLTDIQLPKMNGIQFMEIIKTDTSYKNQPIIAMTGRAKMSTKDYLNNGFSEVIIKPFNSSKIQHVLESFFSSEGTYIKEKKNNEEAIEPEGFSIVSLSTFFNNDTDAVKGILKTFLEDTKKNDELLTVAKITNDINTINSLSHKMLTMFKQLNVEAVIPFLETFELSKTIENNDFIAFKKELEKFIKSLEDYIN; encoded by the coding sequence ATGAAATATGCTAGACGCGCTATTACTTTTAAAGTTATAATTGGCTATATAATACTTGCTAGTTTAGCTACCGTTTCGGGGTTTTTAATTTTTCATGAAATAAAAACGTTTACAAGTTTACAGAAAGAAGATATTACCGATAGAAGTAAAATTATTAGAGCAGGAAGTTTAATTGCTGATATTTACGAAAATGAAAGTTTAGCCAGAGCTGCAATTCAATTAAAATCTTCAGAAAAATTTGATGAGTATGTTTTTGAAAACGAACAACTTCTTTTAAAAATAGATTCGCTTAGATCACTTATTAACAGTGATAGTCAACAACATATTTTGGATAGTATTAAAGTTTATGTAAACCAAAAGTTTGAAAATATCAAGGAGTTAAAAGAATTGAAAACCCGCGATAATGCAGATGAATCTATAAACAAAGCTATTAATAAACTTACCTCTATAGATTCTCATTTAGGCAAGGTTTCCATAAACGATTTAGTTAAAAATCCTGATGCTTTAGATAAAAAAACGCGTTCAAATTTTGAAGAGTATGTTAAAATACTTAATAAATATAATCCTAGAGATTCTATAAAACAAACCGACCAAGTAGAGATTGATTCGTTGCTGTCCATTTCTAAAAGTATGCTGAAAGAGGTGCAGGTTAAATCGAATAATCAGCGGGTATTTTTACAGAAAAAAGAAAGTGAACTTATTCAAAACGATTTAATAATTTTTAGAAAATTACAACAATTATTAAGTGCCTTAGAGCGTGATATTGTAGACTATAGCAGTGTTATTAATCAACAAAGAGAGTTAACAATTAATCGTAGTAAAGATATAATTTTAGCATCTGCAGCTATAAGTTTTATTGTAATTATTATTTTTTCGATTATCATTTTAAACGAGTTTAGAAAAACACAGCGTTACCGAAAACAACTAGAAGAAGCTAATGAAACCACATCGTCACTTTTAAAAAGTAGAGAGCAATTAATTTCTATGGTAAGTCACGATTTACGAACCCCTTTAAGCACAATTACTGGGTTTAGCGAATTACTACAGCAATCGGTTCTAGAAAAAAAGGATAAAAATTATATAGAACATATTTCTAGTGCTTCTAATTATATGGGAAAACTAGTGGACGATCTTTTAGAATTTTCAAAATTAGAAAACGGAAATATCACCATAGAATCTATACCATTCCATTTAGAAAATCATATAGAAGAAATTGTTCAACATGTAAAAAATAGCATTAAAAATAAGCCTATTGAATTTATTTTGGAGCATGATCAATCTATAGAAAATCTTATAATTACCGATCCATTTCGATTAAAACAAGTGTTGTTTAATTTGGTTATCAATGCGTATAAATTTACAAATGAAGGTAGTATTACCATATCGAGTTTATTAAAACAAGATGTATTAGAAATTAAAGTGAGTGATACTGGAGTTGGAATTAATGATAATCAAAAAGAGCATATTTTTAAAGAATTTGCTCAGGCAGATAACAATCAAAATAGTAACGATAAAGGGTTTGGATTAGGTTTAACCATCTCTAAAAAATTAGTTGAAATTTTAGGCGGAGATTTAACTTTAGAGAGCGAATTAAACAAAGGCAGTATATTTACTTTAAAAATACCTGTAAAGTGTTCTAATAAGCCTTTAAATACGAATAGCACATCTACAGAGGTATTAGTAAAACCTATTTTTAATTTAAAAGCCATAGTTGTGGAAGATGATGCCTCTATGCAGCAATTTATTCACGATGTTTTAAAACAATACGGTATACAAGCTTATGTGTTTGGAAATGCAAAAAATGCTTTAGATGAAATAAAACAGATTGATTTTGATTTTGTTTTAACCGATATCCAGCTGCCAAAAATGAATGGTATTCAATTTATGGAAATTATTAAAACTGATACTTCTTATAAAAATCAACCTATAATTGCGATGACGGGTCGTGCAAAAATGTCTACCAAAGATTATTTAAATAATGGTTTTTCCGAAGTGATCATAAAACCATTTAATTCTAGTAAAATTCAACATGTTTTAGAATCGTTTTTTAGTAGTGAAGGTACTTATATTAAAGAAAAAAAAAATAATGAAGAAGCTATAGAACCAGAAGGATTTAGTATTGTGTCGTTAAGTACTTTCTTTAATAATGATACCGATGCAGTTAAAGGAATATTAAAGACTTTTTTAGAAGATACTAAGAAGAATGATGAGTTATTAACTGTAGCTAAAATCACTAATGATATTAATACCATTAATAGCTTAAGCCATAAAATGCTTACTATGTTTAAACAGTTAAATGTTGAAGCAGTAATTCCTTTTTTAGAAACCTTCGAATTGAGTAAAACTATAGAAAATAACGATTTTATAGCTTTTAAAAAAGAGCTAGAAAAGTTTATTAAATCCTTAGAAGATTACATTAATTAA
- a CDS encoding sigma-54-dependent transcriptional regulator, translating into MKQILLIEDDVSFSKMLKHFLERHQYAVTLSYNINSASTLLKNQKYDLVFTDLRLPDGSGIDLLKQIKKDKNTVPVVLMTGYAEVSTAVQAMKQGAFDYISKPFNPDEVLEVINNALEQKATTSSTPEKINKEQKNSTNTEFVKGISAASKILNEYIKLVAPTDLSVLITGESGTGKEVVAKTIHLESLRKDKPFIPVDCGAIPKEIASSEFFGHKKGSFTGATEDKIGHFEAANGGTLFLDEVGNLTYENQIQLLRALQERKVKPVGSNTEINVDIRLITATNEDLLLAVEKGTFREDLYHRLNEFSIKIPNLKERNNDLILYADFFLEKANKQLNKSVIGFSKSVLNIFLDYAWPGNLRELSNVIKRATLLTQTELIDTNVLPSELTQPKETVQNNASFSTKENEKTLIINALKEANNNKTNAAKLLNITRKTLYNKIKEYDIN; encoded by the coding sequence ATGAAGCAAATCTTATTAATTGAAGATGATGTCTCTTTTTCTAAAATGCTAAAACATTTTTTAGAACGCCATCAATATGCAGTAACTTTAAGCTATAATATTAATAGCGCTTCTACCCTTTTAAAAAATCAAAAATACGATTTAGTTTTTACCGATTTAAGACTACCAGATGGTAGTGGTATTGATTTATTAAAGCAAATAAAAAAGGATAAAAACACTGTTCCTGTTGTTTTAATGACGGGTTATGCTGAAGTTTCTACCGCTGTACAAGCCATGAAACAAGGTGCTTTTGACTACATTTCTAAACCTTTTAATCCAGATGAAGTTTTAGAAGTTATTAATAATGCTTTAGAACAAAAAGCAACTACGAGTAGTACACCAGAAAAAATAAATAAAGAACAAAAAAATAGCACAAATACAGAGTTTGTTAAAGGTATTAGTGCCGCTTCTAAAATCTTAAATGAGTATATTAAATTAGTTGCTCCAACAGATTTATCGGTTTTAATTACTGGTGAAAGTGGTACAGGTAAAGAGGTTGTTGCAAAAACAATTCATTTAGAAAGTTTAAGAAAAGATAAACCGTTTATACCTGTAGATTGTGGTGCCATTCCAAAGGAGATCGCTTCGAGTGAATTTTTTGGACATAAAAAAGGTTCTTTTACCGGTGCAACAGAGGATAAAATAGGTCATTTTGAAGCCGCAAATGGTGGTACTTTATTTTTAGATGAAGTTGGAAATCTAACTTACGAAAATCAAATACAATTACTTCGTGCTTTACAAGAACGAAAAGTAAAACCTGTGGGTAGTAATACTGAAATTAATGTTGATATTAGGTTGATAACTGCAACAAATGAAGATCTACTTCTTGCTGTTGAAAAAGGGACTTTTCGTGAAGATTTATACCATAGATTGAATGAATTCTCTATTAAAATACCTAACCTAAAAGAGAGAAACAACGACTTAATTCTTTATGCCGATTTCTTTTTAGAAAAAGCTAATAAGCAATTAAATAAATCGGTAATTGGTTTTTCTAAAAGTGTACTTAATATATTTTTAGATTATGCTTGGCCTGGTAATTTAAGAGAATTATCTAATGTTATTAAACGTGCCACCTTGCTAACACAAACAGAGCTTATTGATACCAATGTTTTACCAAGCGAGTTAACGCAACCTAAAGAAACGGTGCAGAATAACGCTAGTTTTTCGACAAAAGAAAACGAAAAAACACTTATTATAAATGCTTTAAAAGAAGCAAATAATAATAAAACTAACGCTGCAAAATTATTGAATATTACTAGAAAAACACTTTATAATAAAATAAAGGAATACGATATTAATTAA
- a CDS encoding DUF3575 domain-containing protein, which translates to MNFKLYAFSIILCIGSFQIYAQEDSIAVQKETYIKGNAATILLGVPHIGIETTVGKKFSYQFDVMASFWNSIDGLPYKFGIATSELRYHFKKRFHGIYAGAHVAGTTFKIAKNFRVRDFEYQQGLGYMVGSTIGFQKKLKGKWMLDVFIGGGWHQGYYKGYHVDTGERLEPATKYNKSGEWLPYRGGIMLAYKIN; encoded by the coding sequence ATGAATTTTAAATTATATGCATTCAGTATTATTCTGTGTATAGGAAGTTTTCAAATATATGCTCAAGAAGATTCCATTGCAGTACAGAAAGAAACATACATAAAAGGTAACGCTGCTACCATTTTATTAGGCGTTCCACATATTGGTATTGAAACTACGGTTGGTAAAAAGTTTAGTTATCAATTTGATGTTATGGCTTCGTTTTGGAATTCTATAGACGGTTTACCTTATAAATTTGGTATTGCCACTTCAGAATTAAGATATCATTTCAAAAAACGTTTTCACGGAATTTATGCTGGTGCGCATGTAGCAGGCACAACCTTTAAAATAGCTAAAAACTTTAGAGTTCGCGATTTCGAATATCAGCAAGGTTTGGGCTATATGGTTGGATCTACTATTGGTTTTCAAAAGAAATTAAAAGGCAAATGGATGCTCGATGTTTTTATAGGTGGTGGTTGGCATCAAGGGTATTACAAAGGCTATCATGTAGATACTGGCGAACGTCTAGAACCTGCAACTAAGTACAATAAGAGCGGGGAGTGGTTACCTTACCGAGGTGGTATTATGCTAGCGTATAAAATTAACTAG
- a CDS encoding LysE family translocator, translating to MFDDILRAIPFGIILAFTIGPVFFVLLETSATKGFRSALIFDSGVMLADILFILVAFFSTNKLLEKIKDDPNFLIFGGVLLLVYGLISFIKTSKSFREIVREYHKVEIKKGYGKLFLKGFLLNFINIGVLLGWVAFIVLANSLTTSKNGVIVFLSTILIVYFITDLAKIVVAKKLKNKLTPRLIYKTKKVIALVILGFGVLLLAQAFFPKEKELLKEKFEQISPIN from the coding sequence ATGTTCGACGATATTTTAAGAGCTATTCCTTTCGGAATTATTTTAGCATTCACCATTGGTCCAGTATTTTTTGTACTGCTAGAAACTAGCGCTACAAAAGGATTTAGGAGTGCTTTAATATTTGATAGTGGCGTTATGTTGGCCGATATACTTTTTATATTGGTAGCCTTTTTTAGTACCAATAAACTTCTTGAAAAAATAAAAGACGATCCTAATTTTCTAATCTTTGGTGGTGTACTTTTATTGGTTTACGGTTTAATTTCATTTATAAAAACATCAAAATCTTTTAGAGAAATTGTTCGCGAATACCATAAAGTTGAAATAAAAAAGGGCTACGGAAAGCTATTTTTAAAAGGTTTTTTACTTAATTTTATTAATATTGGTGTGCTACTAGGTTGGGTTGCTTTTATTGTTTTGGCAAACTCGCTTACCACATCTAAAAATGGTGTAATTGTATTTTTAAGCACTATTTTAATTGTTTATTTTATAACCGATTTAGCAAAAATAGTAGTTGCTAAAAAGCTTAAAAATAAATTAACACCGCGCTTAATCTATAAAACTAAAAAAGTAATTGCATTGGTTATTTTAGGTTTTGGAGTGTTGCTTTTGGCACAGGCCTTCTTTCCAAAAGAGAAGGAATTACTTAAAGAAAAGTTTGAGCAAATTAGCCCGATAAATTAA
- the folB gene encoding dihydroneopterin aldolase, producing the protein MGIIKVENIRVFAYHGCLKEETKIGSDYRVDLKVKANLQESAKTDKLSDTVDYVFLNRVIKEEMDIPSYLLETVAKRILNRIFEEDTMVSKATVWVSKLNPPIGGDVARVTIKMTEKHKK; encoded by the coding sequence ATGGGAATAATAAAAGTTGAAAACATTCGGGTATTTGCATACCACGGTTGTCTAAAAGAAGAAACAAAAATTGGTAGCGATTACCGAGTAGATTTAAAGGTTAAAGCTAATTTACAAGAATCTGCTAAAACAGATAAACTTAGTGATACCGTAGATTACGTGTTTTTAAATCGCGTTATAAAAGAAGAAATGGACATTCCGTCTTATCTTTTAGAAACGGTAGCCAAGCGTATTTTAAATCGTATTTTTGAAGAAGATACCATGGTGAGCAAAGCAACAGTTTGGGTAAGTAAATTAAACCCTCCCATTGGTGGCGACGTGGCTCGAGTAACTATAAAAATGACCGAAAAGCATAAAAAGTAA
- a CDS encoding zinc ribbon domain-containing protein: MKNNNYSCPKCGNREFETGEMRATGGRWSKIFDIQNKKFTSVTCKRCTYTEFYKAKTSALSNIFDLFTN; the protein is encoded by the coding sequence ATGAAAAATAATAATTACAGTTGTCCTAAATGCGGAAATAGAGAATTTGAAACCGGTGAAATGCGCGCCACTGGTGGCCGATGGTCTAAAATATTTGATATACAGAACAAAAAATTTACTTCGGTAACGTGCAAACGTTGTACATATACCGAATTTTACAAAGCCAAAACGAGCGCCTTGAGTAACATTTTTGATTTATTTACAAACTAA